DNA sequence from the Bdellovibrionota bacterium genome:
CTTGTAAGAGTAATAGCTGTCACGGTACGGAGAATGAGTCGGAACAGACCCATAGTTATATTCGATGCTTTGGGCAAAAAGAGGCGTAGAACCAACGAGTAAGAAAGCTGCGATAATTGCGGACTTATCGTATTGGGTAATCACGTTGTGCCGCACTCCAAAATATTGTTTCGACCCGATTCAGGGTATCAGTGAAGTCAGTACTTGCGCCGGCCGGAATCCTTGACTGGATTCCCCCCACAGAGAACGCACCGGTTTCCGGATTGAGTCGGAAACTTGCATCCACCCTGAATAACCCACCCTCTTTGACTGCTTGGGCAGCCTCGTCGGAAAGGTCGGGCATGAGACCCCAATTGATCTCCGTGATTCTGCCTTTGGAATCAAGCGCTAGGCCCGCATACAAGTATCCGTCTTTGTCAACTGTCTTGGCGTTTGCTTTGAGAAAAACGTTCAGGACGCGTTCATTTTGCTTTGCGCTTACGGCCTCTCGGGCTGCGAGTTGGAGAATCTGCCCTCGTTCCTCCCATGAAAATAATTTAGTTCCTGAGCGTTGCAAGAAACGGCTGGCACCACCAATAACCTTTCCCCCTGCTCCTTCAGGTATCCCCGCAAAAGCCAAACTAAGACTTATTCCCTCCGATGCACCCTGGCCAAGGACGGCGTCTACCTTACTATCAAGATAGCCGAGCAATGCTCCCGCAAGTCCTGCAAGATCCCTTGGAAAATTAGGGGGAGGAGCCCACCCGATTCCTGGACGCTCCGCCGGATGGTGGCCATGATAAAATTCCATCAATTGGTAATATTGCGCATGGGAGATTTTATGACCCATCCATATAATTCCTAAATCCCACGTGTTCTGCCCCAAATAAATAGGAAACTGATAGTCATTGGCATTTCTATCAGCATGTCCGGTGGGATCGATGTATGTAAGCGGGTTATTCTTAACGTACGCGTAACGATTCAAGCTCTGTGGATTCTTCGGGTCGGGAACAATTGAATCTGGCGTCGTAAACTTAAACATCTTCGCGTTGTACGCCCTCGCTCCGTAGTCGTAGAAGTTCGTCTCCTTGTCCCAGCGCTTGTCGTTATACGTATAGTCGCTGATCCCTCCAGCCCCCTCTTGCCACTTGATTGACCCGAATTCGTGGTAACTGTTTCGAGAAACGACGGTCCCGTTTTGGTCGGTCACAACAGATGCCGAACCAAGATGGTCCTGCTGGTGAAAATATAAATTGCCGCCGATGGTTCGCTGGGCGACTCGCCGGCTTCCGAGAAAGTAGTAATACGTCTTCGTATTCCCTTTGGCCTCGATGAGGCCGTAATACTTTTCCGTGCCGGCCGGTCCGATCTTTTCGATTCGGCTTCCGTTGGCATCGTACCGATACTCCGTGACCGAGGTGCCGGCGGTTGCTCGAAGAAGTTTATTAAGGGAGTTGTACTCTAAACGCTGCTTTACGACTCCGGTGTAGCGATTCGTGATCGTATTGAGATTGCCGTTCTTGTCGTAGCTGTACGAATAGAAACTATCCAAGTAGGGAGCGTGCGTCGGAACGGCGTCGTAGATGTACTGAATGGTCTGAGTTTTCGCGGATCCCACGACAAGGATCACGAGAAACGCAACAGGCAAACCCATTCGTCTTGTGTTCTCCCCCACGCACTCAATAAGAGCAACGACCGTGCCCAAGAATTTTCAAGTAAAGCATTTGATTCTAGCTACTTACGTGAGGCTCGATGGGCGCCCGGAAGGCGATTGAAACGAAAGTTCCCGTGCGCGATGAACTTTTTTCCATGCGCGATTTGGAATTCCCCGAGCTGAGTTTGTGTCTCGAACAAGATATACCACCACGGTGAAACGCCGGCATATAGACTCCTGAGTCATCCGCGGAGGAGAGCGAGATCCTCCCTTTGATATAAAGTTTTGGGCTGCTCTCACACCCGCCGAACGCTTGATTCGAACATGGGAACTTTCAAAGTTGTTTTGGTAAACTGTCCCCCGATTTTAATTCTGCCCTCGTTTATCATCTTGAAGTTCGTCTTTGGAAGAAACACAACGGAGAAAACGTTCTTGCTGAACAAGAAGCGATACACTAAGCGCTTTTCGCCGACGACGGAGCTAATGTATTGTTTCTCCATCGTTTCGAAGCATCATCTTCTCGATCATCTTATCAATCTTGTCTACCGCGTTCCATTGCTCGTAGTTCTGTCTCAATACAGGGGGCATGAGGTCGGACGGCTTGTATTCGTAGGTCTGAAGCCTGAATTCTTTCGCAAACTCCGCAACATCGGGACTCAAGCTGCGAAAGGTAAATGTTTTCTTGTCGAAGAGTTGGGGACTCGCTTCCAATCCGTCACCCATAATTCGATGTAGACCACCTCGGAAACCCTGTCCTTCACTATTCGTCGTCACAATTGGATCACGGAGGCTGCCTCTCGGATTTATGACCGCACGACCGTAGTTTCGTAAGGCGCTATCAAATTCCGCGACCCGTAGACCTTGGAATTCCGGTTCAGCGGCATCGTATTCTCGGATTAACTGCTGAAGGGTTTCACGCGTCACGAGTGCTTCTTGGAGGCCTTCATCGACATTGGCGGCGGCCGCTGCACCAGGTGACCTCATGAATGCGCCTCCCAGCGCAGCACCGACAGCGAAGTTGACCCCTCCCTCGATATACGGACCCATGGCGTGTTTCACGCCCAAGGGGTCGTCCTTTTCAAACTCGTGCCTAGCAATTTTTCCAGGGAATCCAGATACCCATGATGTAATGTTCGCTATCCTTTCGCCCATCTCATACGCATTCATCATATCCAGTAAATCGGTGCCTTTCTCCGCCACCTCGGTTGGAAGCGGGTTGTGGCTGATCTGTAGCAATTGCGAGAGGTCGTCCGCGTGGCCCGAGGGATCGATATACTTCAGAGGATTATTTCTGACATATGCATATCGATTTAAACTTTGCGGGTTTGTTGGGTTCGGGACAATTGAATCTGGCGTCGTGAATTTAAACATCTTCGCGTTGTACGCTCTCGCTCCGTAGTCATAGAAGTTCGTCTCCTTGTCCCAGCGCTTGTCGTTGTATGTGTAATCGCTGAGCCCTCCTTGCCCTTCTTGATACTTAATCGATCCAAATTCGTGGTAACTGGTCC
Encoded proteins:
- a CDS encoding RHS repeat-associated core domain-containing protein; the encoded protein is MGLPVAFLVILVVGSAKTQTIQYIYDAVPTHAPYLDSFYSYSYDKNGNLNTITNRYTGVVKQRLEYNSLNKLLRATAGTSVTEYRYDANGSRIEKIGPAGTEKYYGLIEAKGNTKTYYYFLGSRRVAQRTIGGNLYFHQQDHLGSASVVTDQNGTVVSRNSYHEFGSIKWQEGAGGISDYTYNDKRWDKETNFYDYGARAYNAKMFKFTTPDSIVPDPKNPQSLNRYAYVKNNPLTYIDPTGHADRNANDYQFPIYLGQNTWDLGIIWMGHKISHAQYYQLMEFYHGHHPAERPGIGWAPPPNFPRDLAGLAGALLGYLDSKVDAVLGQGASEGISLSLAFAGIPEGAGGKVIGGASRFLQRSGTKLFSWEERGQILQLAAREAVSAKQNERVLNVFLKANAKTVDKDGYLYAGLALDSKGRITEINWGLMPDLSDEAAQAVKEGGLFRVDASFRLNPETGAFSVGGIQSRIPAGASTDFTDTLNRVETIFWSAAQRDYPIR
- a CDS encoding RHS repeat-associated core domain-containing protein; the protein is MTIKMKRGKTDFLAGLMVTWGVAFSSASAQVIQYTYGTIPAHAPHFDSFYNYSYDRNGDLTQITDRYTNAVKQRLEYNSLNKLLRATVGSAVTEYRYDANGNRIEKIAPAGTEKYYGLIEAKGSTKTYYYFLGNRRVAQRTIGGTLYFHQQDHLGSASVLTDQSGVVQSRTSYHEFGSIKYQEGQGGLSDYTYNDKRWDKETNFYDYGARAYNAKMFKFTTPDSIVPNPTNPQSLNRYAYVRNNPLKYIDPSGHADDLSQLLQISHNPLPTEVAEKGTDLLDMMNAYEMGERIANITSWVSGFPGKIARHEFEKDDPLGVKHAMGPYIEGGVNFAVGAALGGAFMRSPGAAAAANVDEGLQEALVTRETLQQLIREYDAAEPEFQGLRVAEFDSALRNYGRAVINPRGSLRDPIVTTNSEGQGFRGGLHRIMGDGLEASPQLFDKKTFTFRSLSPDVAEFAKEFRLQTYEYKPSDLMPPVLRQNYEQWNAVDKIDKMIEKMMLRNDGETIH